In Zingiber officinale cultivar Zhangliang chromosome 8B, Zo_v1.1, whole genome shotgun sequence, a single genomic region encodes these proteins:
- the LOC122017849 gene encoding 50S ribosomal protein L24-like: MGWKAAEKLFRHWKILRGDNVMIIRGKDKGETGLIKRVIRSQNRVIVEGKNLVKKHIKQGQGHEGGIFSIEAPLHVSNVQVLDPVTGKPCKTGYKYLEDGTKVRVSRGLAASGAVIPRPEILKERRKPRPSFVGPKDTPVELVLEKTYDAKAGIGMPDL, translated from the exons ATGGGGTGGAAGGCAGCTGAGAAGTTATTCAGGCACTGGAAGATCCTCAGAGGCGACAAC GTCATGATCATAAGAGGCAAGGATAAGGGTGAGACAGGTCTCATCAAACGTGTCATTAGATCTCAGAACAGAGTCATTGTTGAAGGGAAAAATTTG GTGAAGAAACACATCAAACAAGGGCAAGGACATGAGGGTGGAATCTTTTCAATTGAAGCTCCCCTTCATGTTTCCAATGTTCAGGTTCTTGACCCAGTTACTGG GAAACCATGTAAGACCGGGTATAAATATCTGGAAGACGGAACTAAAGTACGGgtctctagaggacttgctgcaTCTGGAGCTGTAATTCCTCGCCCTGAAATACTAAAAGAAAGGCGAAAACCAAGACCTAGCTTTG TTGGTCCCAAGGATACACCAGTTGAACTAGTACTTGAAAAGACATACGATGCTAAAGCTGGAATTGGCATGCCTGATCTCTAG
- the LOC122017320 gene encoding uncharacterized protein LOC122017320: MASDAIAVDKAVPIEGDKAETPPAETEASLFSSYIGLSFALFLGLLPKLSLSYVSSLQSRNRILATKLFEAEDQLRTLRSRGKEDAKANARVAEIFAGHRARWQQEDRRLLLRVDAAEAEISGLRARLEETERERADLNAALQRLEREVSERDEMLEFMARKEEGGGGGLDSVEESGTGGGFTRVRVPEERLLARNGKLVAIQQNSNGRELFMPSEDMKQWADQSSGWQNMLYDSLDTTNSMKHLVARRESPWKVDSESSGISTKLKLLEEELVYLEKVGAGDLSKITSLMRKQAKRYQSLAGKVDALCRKMRMNEPCDPTLTPEFRTQRQTEFLLEAFRLQNCASETRQKLSSVQAESIRRPLGDGLTAEAKSSARKSLDSVRNKFKEIQRSLEIWLARTMGDLEGILARDGASRVREYCLSPFPFVY; encoded by the exons ATGGCGTCCGATGCGATCGCAGTCGACAAGGCAGTGCCGATCGAGGGGGATAAGGCGGAAACGCCGCCGGCGGAGACAGAGGCGTCTCTGTTCTCATCCTACATCGGCCTCAGCTTCGCCTTGTTCCTGGGTCTCCTCCCCAAGTTATCCCTCTCGTACGTGTCGTCGCTCCAGTCCCGCAACCGGATCCTCGCTACGAAGTTATTCGAGGCCGAGGACCAGCTCCGAACGCTAAGGTCTCGGGGGAAGGAAGATGCCAAGGCCAATGCGCGAGTGGCCGAGATCTTCGCGGGCCACCGCGCCCGGTGGCAGCAGGAGGACAGGCGCCTCCTCCTCCGTGTGGATGCCGCCGAGGCGGAGATTTCGGGTTTGAGGGCGCGATTGGAGGAGACGGAGCGAGAGAGGGCGGATCTTAACGCCGCACTGCAGAGGCTAGAGAGGGAAGTGTCGGAAAGGGACGAGATGCTCGAGTTCATGGCGAGGAAGGAGGAGGGTGGTGGAGGTGGGCTCGATTCGGTGGAGGAGAGTGGTACTGGAGGGGGTTTCACCAGGGTTAGGGTTCCGGAGGAGAGGTTACTGGCAAGGAATGGAAAATTGGTGGCGATTCAGCAGAACAGCAATGGAAGGGAGCTGTTCATGCCTTCGGAAGACATGAAACAGTGGGCAGATCAGTCTAGTGGATGGCAG AATATGCTGTATGACTCACTTGACACAACAAACAGTATGAAGCATTTAGTGGCAAG GCGGGAATCCCCTTGGAAGGTTGATAGTGAATCTTCTGGCATTTCCACTAAGCTTAAACTTCTTGAAGAAGAATTGGTTTACCTGGAAAAAGTCGGGGCTGGAGATTTGTCCAAAATAACTTCATTGATGAGGAAGCAAGCAAAGAGATATCAATCTCTTGCTGGAAAAGTTGATGCTTTATGTAGGAAAATG AGAATGAATGAGCCCTGCGACCCGACCCTAACTCCAGAGTTCCGAACACAACGACAGACTGAGTTCTTGCTCGAAGCATTTCGCCTGCAGAATTGTGCATCGGAAACAAGACAAAAGCTGAGTTCAGTACAAGCGGAGTCGATAAGAAGGCCATTAGGAGATGGGTTGACAGCAGAAGCTAAATCAAGTGCAAGAAAATCATTGGACTCGGTGAGGAACAAGTTCAAGGAGATTCAGAGGAGCTTAGAGATTTGGTTAGCAAGAACCATGGGGGATTTGGAGGGGATTCTGGCAAGAGATGGCGCATCGCGTGTGAGAGAGTACTGCTTGTCGCCGTTCCCCTTTGTATATTGA
- the LOC122015922 gene encoding protein-ribulosamine 3-kinase, chloroplastic-like isoform X2, whose amino-acid sequence MNIWKMEARVSRGLAASGAIIPRPEILKERRKPRPSFVASLGDDPISEWILTEGKATQITRISPIGGGCINQANRYVTDSGSFFVKTNRTIGPSMFEGEALGLNAMYATQSIRVPKPYKVGPLPTGGSYIIMEFIEFGSSRGNQSVLGRKLAEMHKTAKSSKGFGFNVDNTIGSTPQINNWCSDWLEFFADYRLGYQLKLALDQYRDSTIYEKGQKLAKNLQPLFEGVVIEPCLLHGDLWSGNISTDSNGDPVILDPACYYGHNEAEFGMSWCAGFGGSFYSSYFEVMPKQPGFERRRDLYMLYHYLNHYNLFGSGYRSSALSIIEDYLRMLKV is encoded by the exons ATGAATATCTGGAAGATGGAAGCACGGGTCTCTAGAGGGCTTGCTGCATCTGGAGCTATAATTCCTCGCCCTGAAATACTAAAAGAAAGGAGAAAACCAAGACCTAGCTTTG TGGCATCTTTAGGAGATGATCCAATTAGTGAATGGATTCTGACAGAAGGGAAAGCCACACAAATTACAAGAATCAGTCCCATTGGTGGAGGCTGCATAAATCAAGCAAACCGTTATGTAACTGATTCTGGTTCCTTCTTTGTGAAGACAAACAG AACAATTGGACCATCAATGTTTGAAGGAGAGGCTCTTGGTTTAAATGCAATGTATGCCACTCAATCAATTCGAGTTCCCAAGCCATATAAG GTGGGACCTTTACCAACAGGAGGTTCCTATATAATCATGGAATTTATTGAATTTGGATCTTCCAGAGGGAATCAG TCAGTTTTAGGaagaaagcttgcagaaatgCATAAAACTGCAAAGTCTAGCAAGGGCTTTGGTTTCAATGTCGACAACACTATTGGCAG CACTCCCCAGATAAATAATTGGTGTTCAGATTGGCTTGAGTTCTTTGCTGACTATAGATTGGGTTACCAACTAAAGTTAGCACTAGACCAGTATAGGGACTCGACGATATATGAAAAAG GCCAGAAATTAGCTAAGAATCTCCAACCACTTTTCGAAGGAGTTGTCATTGAGCCATGCTTACTTCATGGCGACCTATGGAGTGGCAATATCAGCACTGATAGTAATGGTGATCCTGTGATATTGGATCCAGCTTGTTACT ATGGTCATAATGAGGCAGAATTTGGGATGTCATGGTGTGCTGGATTTGGAGGATCCTTTTATTCTTCATACTTTGAG GTGATGCCAAAACAGCCAGGCTTTGAGAGGAGGAGGGATCTGTATATGCTCTACCATTATCTGAATCACTACAATCTATTTGGTTCAGGCTACAGGTCTTCTGCCCTGTCTATCATAGAGGACTACTTAAGGATGTTGAAGGTGTAA
- the LOC122015922 gene encoding protein-ribulosamine 3-kinase, chloroplastic-like isoform X1: MRVESFQLKLPFIFPMSSHVRSGMNIWKMEARVSRGLAASGAIIPRPEILKERRKPRPSFVASLGDDPISEWILTEGKATQITRISPIGGGCINQANRYVTDSGSFFVKTNRTIGPSMFEGEALGLNAMYATQSIRVPKPYKVGPLPTGGSYIIMEFIEFGSSRGNQSVLGRKLAEMHKTAKSSKGFGFNVDNTIGSTPQINNWCSDWLEFFADYRLGYQLKLALDQYRDSTIYEKGQKLAKNLQPLFEGVVIEPCLLHGDLWSGNISTDSNGDPVILDPACYYGHNEAEFGMSWCAGFGGSFYSSYFEVMPKQPGFERRRDLYMLYHYLNHYNLFGSGYRSSALSIIEDYLRMLKV, encoded by the exons ATGAGGGTGGAATCTTTTCAATTGAAGCTCCCCTTCATATTTCCAATGTCCAG CCATGTAAGGTCGGGTATGAATATCTGGAAGATGGAAGCACGGGTCTCTAGAGGGCTTGCTGCATCTGGAGCTATAATTCCTCGCCCTGAAATACTAAAAGAAAGGAGAAAACCAAGACCTAGCTTTG TGGCATCTTTAGGAGATGATCCAATTAGTGAATGGATTCTGACAGAAGGGAAAGCCACACAAATTACAAGAATCAGTCCCATTGGTGGAGGCTGCATAAATCAAGCAAACCGTTATGTAACTGATTCTGGTTCCTTCTTTGTGAAGACAAACAG AACAATTGGACCATCAATGTTTGAAGGAGAGGCTCTTGGTTTAAATGCAATGTATGCCACTCAATCAATTCGAGTTCCCAAGCCATATAAG GTGGGACCTTTACCAACAGGAGGTTCCTATATAATCATGGAATTTATTGAATTTGGATCTTCCAGAGGGAATCAG TCAGTTTTAGGaagaaagcttgcagaaatgCATAAAACTGCAAAGTCTAGCAAGGGCTTTGGTTTCAATGTCGACAACACTATTGGCAG CACTCCCCAGATAAATAATTGGTGTTCAGATTGGCTTGAGTTCTTTGCTGACTATAGATTGGGTTACCAACTAAAGTTAGCACTAGACCAGTATAGGGACTCGACGATATATGAAAAAG GCCAGAAATTAGCTAAGAATCTCCAACCACTTTTCGAAGGAGTTGTCATTGAGCCATGCTTACTTCATGGCGACCTATGGAGTGGCAATATCAGCACTGATAGTAATGGTGATCCTGTGATATTGGATCCAGCTTGTTACT ATGGTCATAATGAGGCAGAATTTGGGATGTCATGGTGTGCTGGATTTGGAGGATCCTTTTATTCTTCATACTTTGAG GTGATGCCAAAACAGCCAGGCTTTGAGAGGAGGAGGGATCTGTATATGCTCTACCATTATCTGAATCACTACAATCTATTTGGTTCAGGCTACAGGTCTTCTGCCCTGTCTATCATAGAGGACTACTTAAGGATGTTGAAGGTGTAA